In Paracoccus fistulariae, a single window of DNA contains:
- the ccoP gene encoding cytochrome-c oxidase, cbb3-type subunit III, with amino-acid sequence MSVKERDPLTGHQTTGHEWDGITELNTPVPRAVWFFIIVTHIWALIAWILLPTWPLLTTYTKGLLGVDQQEQVEEAVVAANAQRADWATQIDHLPPQEVLANGDLSRRVAETGHQLFGDNCAGCHGTNAQGGPGFPSLTDAAWLWGGDFGNIMETLRVGINSDHPETRFGQMMAFGREGILSRDEVRVVADYVQSLSGEDISATRREHGAQIFADNCASCHGDSGIGDASLGAPNLTDDFWIYGGSDKALFTTIFGGRQGWMPAWENRLGLTERKILALYLMQLGQQRDAQVAVK; translated from the coding sequence ATGTCGGTAAAAGAACGCGATCCGCTGACCGGTCATCAGACGACCGGGCATGAATGGGACGGCATCACAGAGCTGAACACCCCCGTTCCGCGCGCCGTCTGGTTCTTTATCATCGTGACGCATATCTGGGCGCTGATCGCCTGGATCCTGCTGCCGACCTGGCCCCTGCTGACCACCTATACCAAGGGCCTGTTGGGCGTCGATCAGCAAGAGCAGGTCGAAGAGGCGGTGGTCGCCGCGAATGCGCAGCGCGCGGACTGGGCGACGCAGATCGACCATTTGCCCCCGCAAGAGGTTCTGGCCAATGGCGACCTGTCGCGTCGCGTGGCCGAGACGGGCCACCAGCTTTTCGGCGACAACTGCGCCGGTTGTCACGGAACCAACGCCCAGGGCGGGCCGGGCTTTCCCAGCCTGACCGACGCGGCCTGGCTTTGGGGCGGTGATTTCGGCAATATCATGGAAACGCTGCGTGTCGGCATCAACAGCGATCACCCGGAAACCCGTTTCGGGCAGATGATGGCCTTTGGCCGCGAAGGGATCCTGTCGCGCGACGAGGTGCGCGTGGTCGCGGATTATGTCCAAAGCCTGTCGGGCGAAGATATCTCGGCGACGCGTCGGGAACATGGCGCGCAGATCTTTGCGGATAACTGTGCAAGCTGCCACGGTGACAGCGGCATCGGCGATGCCAGCCTTGGGGCGCCGAATCTGACGGATGATTTCTGGATCTATGGCGGCAGCGACAAGGCCCTGTTCACCACCATCTTCGGCGGGCGTCAGGGCTGGATGCCCGCCTGGGAAAACCGCCTTGGCCTGACCGAGCGCAAGATCCTGGCGCTGTATCTGATGCAGCTTGGCCAGCAGCGCGACGCACAGGTCGCGGTGAAATGA
- a CDS encoding cbb3-type cytochrome c oxidase subunit 3, producing the protein MEITHELLVGLAKSYGLFYLMGFFVIVTIYAFWPSLGKRFDRAANSILDDEDGPCR; encoded by the coding sequence ATGGAGATCACGCATGAACTGCTGGTCGGCCTCGCGAAATCCTACGGCCTTTTCTACCTGATGGGCTTTTTCGTGATCGTCACGATCTATGCCTTCTGGCCCTCGCTGGGCAAACGCTTTGACCGCGCCGCGAACAGCATTCTGGATGATGAGGACGGGCCATGTCGGTAA
- a CDS encoding DUF2189 domain-containing protein, with amino-acid sequence MLSDRTGPPPPDEYDDHDLIPEVVPPLPVENRLAKELPQETAMTWLRQGWSDLWTNPLPSLLYGFGVFLISVLVVWLLFRFDLDYALFPALAGFMVIGPLIANGLYVKSRNLEQGKSTSFAEMIFVKPRSLASSFMVGLILLMLFLLWNRAAVVIWALFFGIQPFPGMDQILPTLFTTATGWALLIVGGAVGALFAAFSFSISVFSVPMLLEERTDALSALGISMAMVWNNLPVMIAWGAIVMALFVLSVLTGFLGLIVIFPLLGHGTWHAYRALRPDDREHGEAERMFISPA; translated from the coding sequence ATGCTGAGCGACCGTACCGGACCCCCGCCCCCCGATGAATATGACGACCACGACCTGATCCCCGAGGTCGTTCCGCCCCTGCCCGTTGAAAACCGGCTTGCCAAGGAACTGCCACAAGAGACAGCGATGACATGGCTGCGTCAGGGCTGGTCGGATCTGTGGACCAACCCGCTGCCCAGCCTGCTTTACGGCTTTGGCGTGTTCCTGATCTCGGTTCTGGTCGTCTGGCTGCTGTTCCGTTTCGATCTGGATTACGCGCTGTTTCCCGCGCTTGCGGGCTTCATGGTGATCGGCCCGCTGATCGCCAACGGGCTTTACGTCAAAAGCCGCAATCTGGAACAGGGCAAATCGACCAGCTTTGCCGAGATGATCTTCGTCAAGCCCCGCTCTCTAGCATCCTCTTTCATGGTCGGGCTGATCCTGCTGATGCTGTTCCTGCTGTGGAACCGCGCGGCGGTGGTGATCTGGGCGCTGTTTTTCGGCATCCAGCCCTTTCCGGGCATGGATCAGATCCTGCCGACGCTGTTCACGACGGCAACCGGCTGGGCGCTGCTGATCGTTGGCGGCGCGGTGGGTGCGCTGTTTGCGGCCTTTTCCTTCTCGATCAGCGTCTTTTCCGTGCCGATGCTGCTGGAGGAACGAACCGATGCGCTGTCGGCATTGGGCATCAGCATGGCGATGGTCTGGAACAATCTGCCGGTGATGATCGCCTGGGGTGCGATCGTGATGGCGCTGTTCGTCCTGTCTGTCCTGACCGGCTTTCTGGGCCTGATCGTGATCTTTCCGCTTCTGGGCCACGGCACCTGGCACGCCTATCGCGCGCTGCGTCCCGATGATCGCGAGCATGGAGAGGCCGAGCGAATGTTCATCAGCCCCGCCTGA
- the ccoO gene encoding cytochrome-c oxidase, cbb3-type subunit II codes for MLKDLLKPFARFFNFQARTHYKAERHSIALALGIIGAASIGGIVEIAPLFTIDSTVEAAPDMRVYTPLEQAGRDIYIREGCYACHSQMIRTLRDEVERYGPYSLAAESQYDHPMLWGSKRTGPDLARLGGKYSDDWQVRHLIDPRDLVPESVMPSYAFLQDAPLETDSLPGRLAALRAVGVPYTDDQIANASHDAIGQAMPDSTAAGGVTERYGEATNLRLFDGSNARVTEMDALVAYLQILGQLTQLPYEIEPKAEE; via the coding sequence ATGCTGAAAGATCTGTTGAAACCCTTCGCGCGCTTCTTCAATTTCCAGGCGCGCACCCATTACAAGGCCGAACGCCACTCGATCGCGCTGGCTCTGGGCATCATCGGGGCGGCCAGTATCGGCGGCATTGTCGAGATCGCCCCGCTTTTCACCATCGACAGCACGGTCGAGGCCGCGCCGGACATGCGCGTCTATACCCCGCTGGAGCAGGCCGGGCGCGACATCTATATCCGCGAGGGCTGCTATGCCTGTCACAGCCAGATGATCCGCACCCTGCGGGACGAGGTCGAACGCTATGGCCCCTATTCGCTGGCGGCGGAAAGCCAGTATGACCATCCGATGCTGTGGGGGTCGAAGCGGACCGGCCCGGATCTGGCGCGTCTGGGCGGGAAATATTCCGATGACTGGCAGGTCCGGCACCTGATCGACCCGCGCGACCTGGTGCCGGAATCGGTCATGCCGTCCTATGCCTTCCTGCAGGACGCCCCGCTGGAAACCGACAGCCTGCCCGGCCGGCTGGCCGCGCTGCGGGCGGTGGGCGTGCCCTATACGGATGACCAGATCGCCAATGCCAGCCATGACGCCATCGGTCAGGCAATGCCCGACAGCACAGCGGCAGGCGGCGTCACCGAACGCTATGGCGAGGCGACCAACCTGCGCCTGTTCGATGGCAGCAACGCACGGGTCACCGAAATGGATGCGCTGGTCGCCTATCTGCAAATTCTGGGGCAGCTGACGCAGCTTCCCTACGAGATTGAACCGAAAGCGGAGGAATAG